The Castanea sativa cultivar Marrone di Chiusa Pesio chromosome 11, ASM4071231v1 genome contains a region encoding:
- the LOC142616496 gene encoding F-box/kelch-repeat protein At3g06240-like, translating to MACRNHAHGGTGNDGIATLFSAMVPAACVMRQVAPMRQGGRCLSQMKELCPQPPILRRRNNHIPYDIALNILAKLPVKSVIRFRCVCKSWDSSITTPYFISTHLNHNNNKDRDNGYVIHKPSSPPTPFDSPVCTVAFDHTFDRIYEVRIPFDFSSNCAQIVGSCNGLLCLADFRSLSTGDNDIYLWNPSIRKFKKLPDTCLGKVRFVTLGFAYHSENNDYKVVRISCRSLSTPKIEVYTLSSDSWRRVEISLTANLMFRKNFYSPVPLISGSLYWFAYTKEENCRRVIIMAFDVNSEKFKKLALPDDCFHGRSLHRCLALFKGKLAFLKCGRNEQRDFQFSIWVMREYGVVESWDKLFVVPFQRVAYCIAFTEYGSLLARCVTRVKNQGSKFVLIDTETLHEKDPGIQCTSFVANFIESLVLIDGANVEAY from the coding sequence TATCCCAAATGAAAGAATTGTGTCCACAACCACCGATCCTCCGACGGAGGAATAACCATATTCCGTATGACATCGCATTGAACATCCTAGCAAAGCTACCAGTAAAATCAGTGATAAGATTCAGATGCGTATGCAAATCCTGGGATTCCTCAATCACCACCCCCTATTTCATCTCAACCCACCTtaatcacaacaacaacaaagatcGTGATAATGGTTATGTTATACACAAACCGTCTTCACCTCCTACTCCTTTTGACAGCCCAGTTTGTACAGTTGCTTTTGATCACACATTTGATAGGATTTATGAGGTTAGAATTCcctttgatttttcttctaATTGTGCCCAAATAGTCGGTTCCTGCAATGGATTATTGTGTCTCGCTGATTTTAGAAGTCTCTCCACCGGCGataatgatatatatttgtggaaccCCAGCATTAGAAAATTCAAGAAGTTGCCTGATACTTGCTTAGGAAAGGTAAGATTTGTTACACTTGGATTTGCTTATCATTCCGAGAATAATGATTACAAGGTTGTAAGGATTTCATGTCGATCTTTGTCTACACCTAAGATTGAGGTGTACACGTTAAGTTCAGATTCATGGAGAAGGGTTGAAATTTCATTGACAGCCAATCTAATGTTCCGTAAAAATTTCTATTCGCCAGTTCCTTTGATTAGTGGATCTTTGTACTGGTTTGCATATACAAAAGAAGAGAATTGCAGGAGGGTAATTATTATGGCATTTGATGTCAATAGTGAGAAGTTCAAGAAGCTAGCACTGCCCGACGATTGTTTCCATGGAAGATCCCTGCACAGATGTCTTGCATTATTCAAAGGGAAACTAGCTTTCCTTAAGTGTGGACGCAATGAACAACGTGACTTCCAATTCTCCATATGGGTGATGAGGGAGTATGGTGTGGTAGAGTCTTGGGATAAGCTTTTTGTTGTACCATTTCAAAGAGTAGCATATTGCATTGCCTTTACCGAGTACGGTTCACTTCTGGCTCGGTGCGTCACTAGAGTAAAGAACCAGGGATCGAAGTTTGTTTTAATTGACACTGAAACTCTACATGAGAAAGATCCTGGCATCCAATGTACTTCATTTGTAGCCAATTTTATTGAGAGCCTTGTTTTAATTGATGGAGCAAACGTGGAAGCTTACTAA